In the Solibacillus sp. FSL K6-1523 genome, one interval contains:
- a CDS encoding protein kinase domain-containing protein, whose product MVVTFINRKKTIESSDNWVLINGNDGKSTLPKIYKVVESMDRQLVANLYYEYEIIKLLQSQFTLTPVEIVLEDMKHLLVFENEEMTSLNKYIMQPLPIFIFLKIAIEITNGFIDMQHSSVIYRNIHRRNFLINEKTYEVKIINFEHAYKFHHETSLNQEVKYIHTDRLSYYAPEETGRLNETIDFRTDLYSLGVLFYEMLTGQLPFQNNEPQQLIYQIMTSEPKAIYKLNPAVPQVVSAIVDKLLSKNKADRYQSATGLKEDLVYCWNLVINNKKIPPFNLGTHDKPSFITLNVEIPSQIKLANEVLHQYIKRDMNKNPSIFIKGHTGSGEKELLNKLKNEWTQQNAVVLDTSIELAMQNVKLAPIILSIRNQLNTIYMEGVSYVEQIQELFAKENIHLYDELLKLIPELEWFFAKDVIQSNLLVEVNPVELNHYFNLAIKGILSALLKSKGSLIMIITNADLMDTSMLDWIRTVNRELTGICFVFTYKNTNEMIVELQNLLPEHQTFELVPLTEGEVFSWVAESLKESSEPVRKMARLLFDLTKGNPVYIQELFNQFMKLELLYYSLQSRSWKFDLKKMEDFNVSKNLSEFFTRRVDDLSEKQKMVLKVAACIGITFEQQLLERCLDLTRAEIAQVMLSLIQEGCIVPLNNRLLLASTFNHLSLFDSSELAFRFVHRDIQKVIYKQIDGELLMHTHYNVAKLLEELIEQPIADEALIEIVQHYNKSLPLLTKAEKFKVAEWNIKIGRNTTASGLFQNAGHFLDVAIALLKNNGWEEHRELMLELWRIKGISEYMNNANDEAERYFNEALSHAKTKIEKLKLYNEKILFYTSISPALDVGDIYYIQNAITTAGDALKLYDIDLKEKVSTAAILKEFSLLNIALRKKRTQELLHLKRNEDESIYLIMTVLVNTMGSALIIDKKLHTWMIIRMMRLILKHGDVEFSSIIYIMYASVLKAGFKDTNGSYEFGMLAIQHMERENKILYKTHVYMNYGITIGYWKKPYVNSVYYLKLALDYCLNSELHDLFASVTTTFLIQIRHVQNMPIDDILQEINHYKSFLNRTKNIASIEYVTEYVDWLQLLKTPTNAAVWDKPVTNKTDVSFWESHVVLRLQMSYLLYEERVASSIIDELRTSVKIEVETVSRPQLYFYSALWMIKLLRNNKNVSVKTKQQYKRHIQKSIKQFKQYSKHAPENFEHLLYLLQAEYHSYVKKNEDAVLFYDRSIQLAKVNGFICDQAIASHCAAEYYRHQDEMHRASEYMKQAVELMYEWGAQHVAVKWENQYENFIPNQIGTSKKEVLIPFDMNTVIEVNQILANETKMDDLIRQVLLLMMKHADANISYFFKKENDQMHFIGKAELQNNSFTLAHDRGAETESISLQSIMQYVLKSEQHVLIDNTSMLSPFHLGGEEKTILCLPIMYQGNMTAILYLANTQMPYVFRKDKIELLKMISSQIAISIEHTKMYEHLGEQVRDRTEELQSVNSYLNEVNERLQQNEIERKVLLQNVSHDLRSPITSVLGYIEAILDGIVSDPKQQQIHLIRSKERLISLNYLIHDLFELSKLESGRTKLELKSWPVQRVFDLFDEKYRADIEQANIEYESLFSAEREAYIMLDLERTWQVLNNLISNAIKYTPAGKIQFSMEIVESNVIFAVEDNGMGIPEKDLPYIFDMHFRATNNQMTNSYGIGLSICKQIVAYQNGEILVESKEGIGSIFKVILKLES is encoded by the coding sequence TTGGTTGTTACATTTATAAATAGGAAAAAAACGATTGAAAGTAGCGATAACTGGGTTTTGATAAATGGCAATGATGGAAAAAGCACATTACCGAAAATCTACAAAGTTGTTGAATCAATGGATCGGCAGCTTGTTGCCAATTTATATTATGAGTATGAAATTATAAAACTCCTTCAATCACAATTTACATTAACACCTGTAGAAATTGTTTTAGAGGATATGAAGCATCTTTTAGTTTTTGAAAATGAAGAGATGACCTCATTAAATAAATACATTATGCAACCTTTACCGATTTTTATCTTTTTAAAAATTGCGATAGAAATTACAAATGGCTTCATAGATATGCAACATTCTTCTGTAATTTACCGAAACATCCACCGTAGAAATTTTCTCATAAACGAAAAAACATATGAAGTGAAAATAATTAATTTTGAACATGCATATAAATTTCATCACGAAACATCATTAAATCAAGAAGTGAAGTACATACATACCGACCGTTTAAGTTATTATGCACCTGAAGAAACAGGCCGTTTGAATGAAACGATTGATTTTCGAACGGATTTATACAGTTTAGGTGTGTTATTTTATGAGATGCTTACGGGACAATTACCATTTCAAAATAATGAACCGCAACAATTAATTTATCAAATTATGACGAGTGAGCCGAAAGCTATTTACAAATTGAATCCCGCCGTTCCCCAAGTGGTTTCAGCAATTGTTGACAAATTACTAAGCAAAAATAAAGCCGATCGTTATCAAAGTGCGACCGGTTTAAAGGAAGATTTAGTTTATTGTTGGAATTTGGTCATAAACAATAAAAAAATTCCACCATTTAATTTAGGAACGCATGATAAGCCGAGTTTTATCACGTTAAATGTTGAAATCCCAAGTCAAATAAAATTAGCGAATGAGGTTTTACATCAGTATATAAAGCGCGATATGAATAAAAATCCATCCATTTTCATTAAAGGGCACACAGGGAGCGGAGAAAAGGAACTTTTAAATAAGTTAAAAAATGAGTGGACACAACAAAATGCGGTTGTGTTAGATACATCCATTGAATTAGCTATGCAAAATGTGAAGCTTGCGCCGATTATTTTATCGATTCGAAACCAGTTAAATACTATTTATATGGAAGGGGTAAGTTACGTCGAGCAAATCCAGGAATTGTTTGCAAAAGAAAATATTCATTTATACGATGAACTTTTAAAATTGATTCCAGAGCTTGAATGGTTTTTCGCGAAAGACGTAATACAATCAAATTTGCTAGTTGAAGTTAACCCTGTTGAACTAAATCACTATTTTAACCTAGCGATAAAAGGAATTCTTTCAGCGTTATTAAAAAGTAAGGGCTCCCTTATTATGATAATTACGAACGCGGATTTAATGGATACGAGCATGCTTGATTGGATTCGAACGGTGAACAGAGAATTAACTGGTATTTGTTTCGTTTTCACATATAAAAATACGAATGAAATGATAGTAGAATTACAAAATTTATTGCCTGAACATCAAACATTTGAACTTGTACCTTTAACTGAAGGAGAAGTATTTAGTTGGGTTGCAGAATCCCTTAAGGAATCGTCCGAGCCTGTACGTAAAATGGCCCGTTTACTGTTTGATTTAACGAAAGGGAATCCAGTATATATTCAGGAATTATTCAATCAATTTATGAAGCTTGAATTACTATATTACAGTTTACAGTCTAGAAGTTGGAAATTTGATTTGAAAAAGATGGAAGATTTCAATGTGAGCAAAAACTTAAGTGAATTTTTCACAAGGCGTGTAGATGATTTATCAGAAAAACAAAAAATGGTTCTTAAAGTCGCGGCTTGTATCGGCATTACGTTTGAACAGCAACTACTTGAACGGTGTTTAGATTTAACGCGCGCCGAAATTGCGCAAGTAATGCTATCTCTTATTCAAGAAGGTTGCATTGTACCATTAAATAATCGCTTGTTATTAGCATCTACATTCAATCATTTATCGCTGTTTGATAGTTCAGAGCTCGCATTCCGCTTTGTTCATCGTGATATTCAAAAAGTAATTTATAAGCAAATCGATGGAGAGCTGTTAATGCATACGCATTACAATGTAGCAAAATTATTGGAGGAACTAATAGAGCAACCGATTGCAGATGAAGCGCTCATTGAAATTGTTCAGCATTATAATAAGAGTCTTCCATTATTAACAAAAGCCGAAAAATTTAAAGTTGCAGAATGGAATATTAAAATTGGGAGGAATACAACCGCTAGCGGATTATTTCAAAATGCCGGTCATTTTTTGGATGTGGCGATTGCGTTATTGAAAAATAATGGGTGGGAAGAGCATCGAGAATTAATGCTTGAGTTATGGCGCATAAAAGGAATTTCGGAGTACATGAACAATGCGAATGATGAAGCTGAACGCTATTTTAATGAAGCGTTGAGTCATGCAAAGACGAAAATCGAAAAGTTAAAGCTTTATAATGAGAAAATTTTGTTTTACACTTCGATTTCGCCGGCGCTGGATGTGGGGGATATATATTATATACAAAATGCGATTACTACCGCGGGTGATGCATTAAAACTATATGACATTGATTTAAAAGAAAAAGTATCGACTGCAGCAATTTTAAAGGAGTTTTCGCTTTTAAATATTGCTCTTCGAAAAAAACGCACTCAAGAATTATTGCATTTAAAGCGCAATGAAGATGAGTCCATTTATTTAATTATGACTGTATTAGTAAACACGATGGGCAGTGCACTTATTATTGATAAAAAGCTTCATACATGGATGATCATCCGTATGATGCGCCTTATCTTGAAGCATGGAGATGTAGAGTTTTCCTCCATTATTTATATTATGTATGCAAGCGTATTAAAGGCGGGATTCAAAGATACAAATGGTAGCTATGAATTTGGTATGTTAGCGATTCAACATATGGAAAGAGAAAATAAAATCCTTTATAAAACACATGTATATATGAACTATGGCATAACGATTGGATATTGGAAAAAGCCATATGTGAATAGCGTTTATTATTTAAAGTTAGCACTGGACTATTGTTTGAATAGTGAGCTACATGATTTATTTGCAAGTGTGACAACGACGTTTTTAATCCAAATAAGGCATGTTCAAAATATGCCTATTGATGATATATTACAAGAAATTAATCACTATAAAAGTTTTCTGAATCGAACAAAAAACATTGCTTCAATTGAATACGTAACGGAATATGTGGATTGGTTACAGCTATTAAAAACGCCAACGAATGCTGCGGTTTGGGATAAACCTGTAACCAATAAAACAGATGTATCATTCTGGGAGAGTCACGTCGTACTACGGCTTCAAATGAGCTATTTATTGTATGAAGAACGTGTAGCGAGTTCAATAATAGACGAACTCAGAACATCGGTGAAAATAGAGGTTGAGACCGTTTCGCGTCCACAATTATATTTCTATAGTGCTTTATGGATGATAAAGCTATTGCGAAACAATAAAAATGTATCGGTAAAAACGAAGCAACAATATAAACGTCACATACAGAAATCGATTAAACAGTTTAAGCAATATTCGAAACATGCACCAGAAAACTTCGAGCATTTATTGTATTTACTGCAAGCAGAGTATCATTCTTATGTGAAAAAAAATGAGGATGCGGTTTTATTTTATGATCGCTCAATTCAACTTGCCAAAGTGAATGGATTTATTTGTGATCAGGCAATTGCAAGTCATTGTGCTGCAGAATATTATAGGCACCAGGATGAAATGCATCGCGCCTCGGAATATATGAAGCAAGCCGTTGAGTTAATGTATGAATGGGGAGCCCAGCACGTGGCGGTCAAATGGGAGAATCAATATGAAAATTTCATTCCGAATCAAATTGGGACGTCAAAAAAAGAGGTGCTCATACCATTTGATATGAATACGGTCATTGAGGTTAATCAAATCCTTGCAAATGAGACGAAAATGGATGATTTAATCCGTCAAGTTCTTTTGTTAATGATGAAGCATGCCGATGCCAATATTTCTTATTTTTTCAAAAAAGAAAACGACCAAATGCATTTTATCGGCAAGGCGGAGTTGCAAAATAACTCCTTTACACTTGCGCACGATCGAGGCGCGGAAACGGAAAGTATTTCTTTGCAGTCGATTATGCAATATGTGCTGAAAAGTGAGCAGCATGTTTTAATCGACAATACGTCTATGTTATCTCCGTTCCATCTTGGTGGGGAGGAGAAGACGATTTTGTGCTTGCCGATTATGTATCAAGGCAATATGACTGCGATTTTATATTTAGCCAATACTCAAATGCCTTATGTTTTTAGGAAGGATAAAATTGAATTATTAAAAATGATTTCATCACAAATTGCGATTTCCATTGAACATACGAAAATGTATGAGCATTTAGGAGAGCAGGTACGTGACCGAACAGAGGAGCTTCAGTCTGTTAATAGTTATTTGAATGAAGTAAATGAACGGTTACAGCAAAATGAAATTGAGCGCAAAGTACTCCTACAAAATGTGTCGCATGATTTACGCTCACCCATTACATCTGTATTAGGCTATATTGAAGCAATATTAGATGGGATTGTGTCAGATCCTAAGCAGCAGCAAATCCATTTAATACGTAGCAAGGAGCGCTTAATTTCGTTAAATTATTTAATTCATGATTTATTTGAATTATCGAAGTTAGAATCGGGTCGCACAAAGCTAGAACTAAAGAGTTGGCCTGTCCAGAGGGTATTTGATTTATTTGATGAGAAATACAGAGCGGATATTGAACAAGCAAACATTGAATATGAAAGCTTATTTTCTGCGGAACGAGAAGCTTATATCATGCTAGATTTAGAACGAACTTGGCAAGTGTTAAATAATTTAATTTCAAATGCGATTAAATATACCCCAGCTGGAAAAATCCAGTTTTCGATGGAAATAGTCGAAAGTAATGTAATATTTGCAGTTGAAGATAATGGAATGGGTATACCAGAGAAGGATTTGCCTTATATTTTTGATATGCATTTCCGTGCAACCAATAATCAAATGACCAACTCTTACGGCATTGGGTTGTCGATATGTAAGCAAATTGTTGCATATCAAAATGGTGAGATTTTAGTAGAGAGTAAAGAAGGAATTGGATCTATATTTAAAGTGATTTTGAAATTGGAAAGTTGA
- a CDS encoding class I SAM-dependent methyltransferase produces the protein MKSLSFIFQYLLNPRKTGAVLPSSTYLAEKMVHSIDFKNAKYIVELGPGTGVFTDQIMKNKMQHTVVLLIESNTDFCTLLKEKYKDEKNLIIINGSAEEINKYSKICNIPYVDYVVSGLPFASLPKDVSNTILNNTKKLLRKDGVFITFQYTLLKKDFIHHYFKHIDITREYRNMPPAYVFQCCN, from the coding sequence ATGAAATCTTTAAGTTTTATTTTTCAATATTTATTAAACCCAAGGAAAACGGGTGCAGTTTTGCCAAGCTCAACGTATCTTGCGGAAAAAATGGTACATAGCATTGACTTCAAAAATGCAAAATACATCGTTGAATTGGGTCCCGGTACGGGAGTCTTCACAGATCAGATTATGAAAAACAAAATGCAACATACGGTAGTCTTACTAATTGAGAGTAATACAGATTTTTGTACGTTATTAAAAGAAAAGTATAAGGACGAAAAAAATCTAATTATTATTAATGGCTCTGCTGAGGAAATCAATAAGTATTCAAAGATTTGTAATATCCCTTATGTTGATTATGTCGTTTCGGGCCTACCTTTTGCGAGTTTGCCGAAAGATGTTTCCAATACGATTTTAAATAATACCAAAAAGCTGTTGAGGAAAGATGGTGTTTTTATTACTTTCCAATACACGCTATTGAAAAAAGATTTTATTCATCACTATTTTAAGCATATTGATATAACGCGCGAGTATCGAAATATGCCCCCAGCATATGTATTTCAATGTTGTAATTAA